Genomic segment of Odontesthes bonariensis isolate fOdoBon6 chromosome 10, fOdoBon6.hap1, whole genome shotgun sequence:
TATTTTCTGCAAGAATTATATGAAATTTGAAAGTTGAGATCAACAGACGAGTTACTCTCTAAAAGTCAGTCTATGGTCATTTCTGTGGTGGCACTAAGGTGCATTAAATAGCTACATTGAATAATAATCTAAAAACGTTTCAGAGTatgttttaagaaaaaaagaatagaatgaataaaaaaagaacaacttagCAATATCTCAGAAAATAGAAAGGAGAACAACATGTCAGTCACAGCTGTTTTAATCTATCTAGTAGTTGTGTGTAATGTATTTTAGGAAATCTTTtctgttttgatgttgcttttccaGTTTTATTGATGAGTTTTGTGAAAACTGATGCgttttgcaccttgatgccacagtacatTTTCCTTTTTACGATTTTAGACATGAAAGAACCCCAAAAGACCCCAGTCTCAATCTGATTTACAAGCTTACAGTAAAAGGGTCTATCACAAGACCCCCAATAGTCAAGATAAGTCACTGCAAAAAACCTGATCAATAAACCTAACTGGCAGTGTAACAGTTCATTAAGTTGATTTATGGCGTGTAttttgtcagaataaaacaagaTGCTGGCAAATGGTGGAGGACAGAATACACAATTGTATTAAAGTGGCAAacgccaaaaaaaaagaagtaaaacatAAAAGGCCCTCTAAATTTAGTAATTTTTTTCCAATGTTCTGTGATCTCAATGTGTCTTGTAACTccagcttttttaaaaatgtgtttcagTGTCTTGAGTCACCCTTGCCTGGGTGCCATGGTCCTCCGTTACACATGAGCTCTACTATGTGGTACATCATGCAGAGCATTCAGAGCAAATATTCCTTGTCCGAGCGGCTCATCCGCACCATCGCAGCCATTCGCTCATTCCCACACGACAATGTAGAGGATCTTATTCGTAAGGTACGGCAGCTTGTCATCCTGTAATGCTTAAAAGAAATAATGTTCTCAAGTATCATCAGCAGTAATgatgtttgtatgtttttatgtctAAGGGAGCTGATGTTAACCGGATGCATGGCACACTCAAACCGCTGCACTGTGCCTGTATGGTGGCTGATGCTGACTGTGTGGAGCTACTGTTGGAGAAGGGTGCAGAGGTATGTTATGCATGAGCCAATTTCCaccttttttgttctttttttggaaCCAGGAAAtgcactttgattttttttcgtGTTGGAACTAGATCTATTCTATTTCATATCATCAAGCTTTTGATTCATTTCGAACCTTTCGGTGGTGTATGAAATGGAAGCAAACATGTTGGTGTTGGTAAATCCATTGTTGAATTGATCCCATTGGCCGCCTGAAAGTTGATGAAAGTACTTTCATCTGAGTATGATTGGCAGGAAGAAAATAGAATGTGACTTTTTGTAGTTAGTCGGTGAAAACCTTTAAAcgaaatcagtttttttttgatGACACGGTTCCTCCAAGTTTTATTTTCAGCgttcattttgaaaatgaatttTGATAACAAAGTGTTCTAAAATAAGCATGTCTGAATGTAATAAGTATTCCAACACGTATCACCATTTTAATTAGTGATGCTGCTCTAAGATGAacaaaaatataattaaaagTAGACTGCCAGTTGTTGACTCCTTCAGTGCAGGACCACTCAGAATATTTCATTTGCTCATTAGGTGAACGCTTTGGATGGCTATAACCGTACAGCGCTGCACTATGCTGCAGAGAAGGACGAGGGATGCGTGGAGCTGCTCTTGGAGTATGGTGCCCAACCGAACGCCCTGGACGGAAACATGGACACTCCACTTCACTGGGCCGCCTTCAAAGATAACCCAGAGTGTGTGAGGGCCCTGCTAGAGAGCGGGGCCTGTCCCAATGCTCGGGACTACAACAATGACACACCTTTGAGTTGGGCTGCAATGAAAGGCAACCTGGAAAGTGTCAAAGTTCTATTAGACTTCGGAGCCCAGGTACATGTGACCAACCTGAAGGGCCAGACCCCTATCTCCCGACTGGTAGCCCTGTTGGCCCGGGGCCTGGGCACCGAACAGGAGGAAGAGTGCTTGGATCTGCTGTATCGAGCAGCAGGGCGGTTTGATATCCGACGGGCTGACGGCACCCTTCCCAAAGAGCTAAGTAAAGATCCCCAGCTGCTGGCAAAGCTCACCGACATGGTGGCTCAGGCTCCAACGCTTCGCTCTCTGGCACGCTGTGCTGTGCGGCAGAGTCTCGGAGCGCAGTTCCTCCCCTCCGCCGTGAAAGAGCTTCCTCTACCAGAGACCATCAAAGACTACCTGCTGTTGAGAGAATGATGTTGAAGCTGTCTGGGTGTTCTCAGACCTCACTGGCTGATGATCAGA
This window contains:
- the asb8 gene encoding ankyrin repeat and SOCS box protein 8 gives rise to the protein MSSTMWYIMQSIQSKYSLSERLIRTIAAIRSFPHDNVEDLIRKGADVNRMHGTLKPLHCACMVADADCVELLLEKGAEVNALDGYNRTALHYAAEKDEGCVELLLEYGAQPNALDGNMDTPLHWAAFKDNPECVRALLESGACPNARDYNNDTPLSWAAMKGNLESVKVLLDFGAQVHVTNLKGQTPISRLVALLARGLGTEQEEECLDLLYRAAGRFDIRRADGTLPKELSKDPQLLAKLTDMVAQAPTLRSLARCAVRQSLGAQFLPSAVKELPLPETIKDYLLLRE